Genomic segment of Cronobacter dublinensis subsp. dublinensis LMG 23823:
GGTGGCCGGTAAGCAGACCGCCGTTGAAGATATTGCGGATCTCACCAGCGAACAGTTTCAGAAAACCTATGCGACCAACGTGTTCGCGCTGTTCTGGATAACCCAGGAGGCGCTGCCGCACCTGAAACCGGGGGCGAGCATTATTACGACGTCGTCCATTCAGGCATATCAGCCGAGTCCGCACCTGCTGGATTACGCCTCTACCAAGGCCGCTATCCTGAACTACAGCCGCGGCCTTGCGAAACAGGTGGCCGAGAAAGGCATTCGCGTGAATATCGTGGCCCCAGGCCCTATCTGGACGCCGCTGCAAATCTGTGGCGGTCAGCCGCAGGAGAAAATCCCGCAGTTCGGCCAGCAGACGCCGCTTAAACGCGCCGGTCAGCCCGCCGAGCTTGCGCCGATTTACGTCTATCTGGCAAGCCAGGAGTCGAGCTACGTCACCGCCGAAGTTCACGGCGTGACCGGCGGCGAGCACCTGAGTTAACGCCCGGCGATGGAGCATAAAAAAGCGCGGCCTGTGCCGCGCTTTTTCTTTATCTGAAGGGTTATCTGAAGGCTTAAGCGTTACTTCGCTTTCGTCACTTCCTGACCGACCAGGCCGATTTTCAGATAGCCCGCCTGATGTAGCGTATCCATCACGCTCATCATGGTTTCGTAGTCGACCGTTTTGTCGGCGCGAAAGAAAATCGTGGTGTCTTTCTTGCCGCCGGTCTGCGCGTCCAGCGCGCCGACCATCGTGTCGCGGGTAACCGGGTCGTTGCCGATAAACATCGTTTTATCCGCTTTCACCGACAGATAGACCGGCTTTTCCGGGCGCGGCTGCGGCTGGCTCGACGCCGCCGGCAGATTCACCTTCACATCGACGGTCGCGAGCGGCGCGGCCACCATAAAGATAATCAGCAGCACCAGCATCACGTCGATAAACGGCGTGACGTTAATTTCGTGCATTTCGCCGTTATCATCCAGATTTTCGTTAAGACGCATCGCCATAGGGCATTAACCTAAACGCAGTTTCTGAGCAGTACGTACCGGCTGCGGCTGCGCCTGCGCGCTCGCCTCGAGATCCAGATCGCGGCTTTGCAGCAGCAGCACCTGTGCCGCGACATCACCGAGCGTCGCTTTATAGCTGCCGATGGTGCGCGCAAAAATGTTGTAGATAACCACGGCCGGGATCGCGGCGATAAGACCAATGGCCGTCGCCAGCAGCGCTTCGGCGATACCCGGCGCCACGACCGCAAGGTTGGTGGTCTGCGACTGGGCGATGCCGATAAAGCTGTTCATGATGCCCCACACGGTGCCGAACAGGCCGACGAACGGAGAAATCGCGCCGATAGTGGCGAGATAGCCGTTGCCGCGCCCCATGTGACGCCCTGCCGCCGCCACGCGACGCTCAAGACGAAAACCGGTGCGCTCTTTAATGCCTTCGTTATCTTCGCTGCCTGCCGAGAGCTCACGCTCGTTCTGCGCTTCGTCAATCAGACGGGCGCTGAGGCTTTTCGGGCCGAAACGCTCGGCCATCTCGCGCGCGTCGTTCAGCGTGCGGGCGCCTGCCAGCTCCTGCTGCTCGCGTTTGAGGCGGCGCTTGTGACCGGCGAGCTCAACGCTTTTGCTAAAGAAGATCGCCCAGGTCACGACGGAGGCCAGGATGAGGCCGATCATGACAATTTTCACCACGATGTCGGCATGCTGATACATGCCCCAGACGGAGAGATCCGTCTGCATCAAATTATTTCCCACTCTGCATCTCCAGGACGAAAGTCACAAAACTGCTCACAATGATATCAAAATGACATCGAATTGATAGTAGTTCTCATTAGTATTTGCATGGTGCGCCAGCGCACATTTTTTTTCTTTGCGCTCAGACAGGAAAGCGGCGCAGATGACGTTTTTTCATCTTTCCCGCCAAACGCAAAACAGCGCGAGGCGCTGGGGATTTTCCGTGGTAACGTAGTTTTAGACATCCAGACGTTCAGACAGGAGCCTTCCATGACCGACAAACACATCGAGACGACGCTCATCCATGCCGGACGCGCGAAACGTTACACGCAAGGTTCGGTGAACAGCGTGATCCAGCGGGCGTCATCGCTGGTGTTTGAGAGCGTTGAGGCGAAAAAACAGGCCACCGCCGGGCGCGCGCAGGGGGAACTGTTTTATGGCCGTCGCGGCACCCTGACCCACTTTTCGCTTCAGGAGGCGATGTGCGAGCTGGAAGGCGGCGCGGGCTGCGCGCTGTTTCCGTGCGGCGCAGCGGCGGTCGCTAATACTATTCTGGCGTTTGTTGAACAGGGCGACCATGTGCTGGTGACCAACAGCGCGTATGAGCCGACGCAGGATTTCTGCACCAAAATTCTCGCGAAGCTCGGCGTCACCACCAGCTGGTTCGATCCGCTGGCGGGCGCGGCTATCGCGCAACATATTCAGCCCAACACCAAAGTCGTGTTTCTGGAGTCGCCAGGCTCCATCACGATGGAAGTGCATGACGTCCCGGCGATTGTCGCGGCGGTGCGCCGCGTCGCGCCGCAGGCCATTATTATGATGGACAACACTTGGGCTGCGGGCATTCTGTTCAAAGCGCTCGATTTCGGCGTCGATATTTCTATTCAGGCAGGCACTAAATATCTGGTCGGCCATTCGGACGCGATGATCGGCACCGCCGTCGCCAATGCCCGCTGCTGGGATACGCTTCGCGAAAACGCCTACCTGATGGGCCAGATGGTGGATGCCGACACGGCGTATGTCACCAGCCGCGGCCTGCGCACCCTTGCCGTGCGCCTGCGTCAGCATCACGAAAGCGCGCTGAAAATCGCACAATGGCTGGCGGCGCATCCGCAGGTGGCGCGCGTCAACCATCCGGCGCTGCCCGGCAGCAAAGGC
This window contains:
- a CDS encoding SDR family oxidoreductase, giving the protein MANDQNKIQDPTSQYFTGEYPKQKQPAPGIQAKMEPVPDCGEKTYKGSGRLQDRKALVTGGDSGIGRAAAIAYAREGADVVLNYLPDEQQDAEEVKALIEEAGRKAVLIPGDLTDEKFARELVHRAIKELGGLDILALVAGKQTAVEDIADLTSEQFQKTYATNVFALFWITQEALPHLKPGASIITTSSIQAYQPSPHLLDYASTKAAILNYSRGLAKQVAEKGIRVNIVAPGPIWTPLQICGGQPQEKIPQFGQQTPLKRAGQPAELAPIYVYLASQESSYVTAEVHGVTGGEHLS
- the exbD gene encoding TonB system transport protein ExbD gives rise to the protein MAMRLNENLDDNGEMHEINVTPFIDVMLVLLIIFMVAAPLATVDVKVNLPAASSQPQPRPEKPVYLSVKADKTMFIGNDPVTRDTMVGALDAQTGGKKDTTIFFRADKTVDYETMMSVMDTLHQAGYLKIGLVGQEVTKAK
- the exbB gene encoding tol-pal system-associated acyl-CoA thioesterase; amino-acid sequence: MGNNLMQTDLSVWGMYQHADIVVKIVMIGLILASVVTWAIFFSKSVELAGHKRRLKREQQELAGARTLNDAREMAERFGPKSLSARLIDEAQNERELSAGSEDNEGIKERTGFRLERRVAAAGRHMGRGNGYLATIGAISPFVGLFGTVWGIMNSFIGIAQSQTTNLAVVAPGIAEALLATAIGLIAAIPAVVIYNIFARTIGSYKATLGDVAAQVLLLQSRDLDLEASAQAQPQPVRTAQKLRLG
- the metC gene encoding cystathionine beta-lyase; this encodes MTDKHIETTLIHAGRAKRYTQGSVNSVIQRASSLVFESVEAKKQATAGRAQGELFYGRRGTLTHFSLQEAMCELEGGAGCALFPCGAAAVANTILAFVEQGDHVLVTNSAYEPTQDFCTKILAKLGVTTSWFDPLAGAAIAQHIQPNTKVVFLESPGSITMEVHDVPAIVAAVRRVAPQAIIMMDNTWAAGILFKALDFGVDISIQAGTKYLVGHSDAMIGTAVANARCWDTLRENAYLMGQMVDADTAYVTSRGLRTLAVRLRQHHESALKIAQWLAAHPQVARVNHPALPGSKGHEFWQRDFSGASGLFSFILDRRLSETEFARYLDNFTHFSMAYSWGGYESLILANQPEELAAIRPAGGVDFTGTLVRLHIGLENVEDLIADLDAGFHRIA